The Metabacillus litoralis genome contains a region encoding:
- a CDS encoding AraC family transcriptional regulator, protein MQIKNFKIDKSLKELTKHRTVELPIACYETTINKNINGYIPLHWHEELQFVFILKGEATFQINEESLNVREGEGLFINSECLHMAEDKDHSGCVYLCLNVSPHFLLPQELYATYVSPYLRATNLSYLLLNSDEVWGENILSAIFTIHQLIHQKAPYYEMDISVSLTSLWKNLIVNGFKLEYDQVEVQKNKRMKEMLNYVHSHFAEKLTLDDIAKAGQLSRSECCRYFKRTLKTTPLSYVTDYRIQNSLILLQQTELNVTEIAYQVGFNSTSYFIDKFRKTTNMTPLAYKKYKLREKG, encoded by the coding sequence ATGCAGATTAAAAATTTTAAAATAGATAAAAGTTTAAAAGAACTGACGAAGCATCGGACGGTTGAATTACCCATAGCGTGCTATGAAACAACGATTAACAAAAATATTAATGGATATATCCCTCTTCACTGGCATGAGGAACTTCAATTTGTTTTTATTTTAAAAGGTGAGGCCACTTTTCAAATAAATGAAGAAAGTTTAAATGTGAGAGAAGGAGAGGGGCTTTTTATAAATAGTGAATGCTTGCATATGGCGGAGGATAAGGATCATTCAGGATGTGTATATCTTTGCTTGAATGTTTCTCCACATTTTCTTTTACCACAGGAGCTCTATGCAACCTATGTTTCACCTTATCTACGAGCAACCAATCTATCATATTTACTATTAAATTCTGATGAGGTCTGGGGTGAAAATATTTTAAGTGCCATTTTTACCATTCATCAATTGATCCATCAAAAAGCACCTTACTATGAAATGGATATATCTGTTTCCTTAACTTCTCTATGGAAGAACCTCATCGTTAACGGTTTCAAATTGGAGTATGATCAGGTTGAGGTTCAAAAAAATAAACGTATGAAGGAAATGCTAAACTATGTTCATTCTCACTTTGCTGAAAAATTAACATTAGATGATATCGCCAAGGCAGGTCAGTTAAGTCGTTCGGAATGCTGCCGTTACTTTAAACGAACCTTAAAAACAACACCATTGAGCTATGTGACGGATTATCGCATTCAGAATAGCTTGATCTTACTCCAACAAACTGAGTTAAACGTAACAGAAATTGCCTATCAAGTAGGCTTTAACAGCACAAGCTATTTCATTGATAAATTTCGAAAAACAACGAACATGACTCCGTTGGCATATAAAAAATATAAGCTAAGGGAAAAAGGGTAA
- a CDS encoding EamA family transporter, whose translation MNLSSRKIGYLLVITGAIFWGVGGTVAQKLFQQYAVNVNWLVTTRLLIAGMLLLSVQYFRKDRSQILGVWKTKKTAIQLLIFGILGMLAVQYTYMASIKYGNAAVATLLQYLAPVMIIIYYIFRKQTVLSKQDTITVFLALLGSFFLLTNGSFSQLSVPPLAVIWGILSGVALAFYTLYAVPLLKKFDTLVIVGWAMIIGGLALTMIHPPWKIELATLPLEAYLYFLFVIIFGTMFAFWFYIESLQSLSPKETSLLSSVEPLAAVITTVIWLKEPFGSLQWIGALSIIGMILLLAVGKKSSAEVEVEEVKVG comes from the coding sequence ATGAACTTATCTTCTAGAAAAATTGGATATTTGCTTGTGATAACAGGAGCCATCTTTTGGGGTGTTGGAGGCACGGTAGCACAAAAGCTTTTTCAGCAATATGCCGTTAATGTTAACTGGCTCGTAACTACACGATTGCTTATTGCTGGTATGTTACTTTTATCTGTTCAATACTTTCGTAAAGATCGGTCACAAATACTAGGAGTGTGGAAAACCAAAAAAACAGCCATACAACTCTTAATTTTTGGGATACTCGGTATGTTAGCCGTTCAATACACATACATGGCTTCTATTAAATATGGAAATGCAGCAGTCGCCACCCTCCTACAATATTTGGCACCAGTTATGATTATTATCTATTACATTTTCCGAAAACAAACTGTGCTATCAAAACAGGATACCATAACTGTTTTTCTTGCTTTATTGGGCTCATTTTTCTTATTAACAAATGGATCTTTTTCTCAATTGTCTGTCCCCCCACTTGCTGTCATTTGGGGAATACTATCTGGTGTAGCACTTGCTTTCTACACATTATATGCTGTTCCCCTACTTAAGAAATTTGATACATTAGTCATTGTAGGTTGGGCTATGATCATAGGTGGTTTAGCATTAACTATGATCCATCCACCATGGAAAATAGAACTAGCAACTTTACCACTTGAGGCCTATCTTTACTTTCTTTTTGTCATAATCTTTGGCACAATGTTTGCCTTTTGGTTTTATATTGAAAGCTTACAAAGCTTATCTCCAAAAGAAACAAGTCTTTTAAGTAGCGTAGAACCACTTGCAGCTGTCATCACCACAGTCATTTGGCTAAAAGAACCATTTGGGTCTCTTCAATGGATTGGTGCTCTTAGTATTATCGGTATGATTTTGTTATTAGCGGTAGGAAAAAAGAGTTCTGCCGAGGTTGAGGTTGAAGAAGTGAAGGTGGGATAG